One window of Leishmania infantum JPCM5 genome chromosome 8 genomic DNA carries:
- the FESODA gene encoding iron superoxide dismutase yields the protein MFRRVSMKAATATAPVGFSFLCYHTLPHLRYPAELPTLGFNYKDGIQPVMSSRQLELHYKKHHSAYVDKLNTLGKGCEGKTIEEIILATSGSTESKVMFNQAAQHFNHSFFWKCLSPGGKPMPKTLENAIAKQFGSVDDFTVSFQQAGVNNFGSGWTWLCVDPRTKELRIDNTSNAGCPLTSGLRPIFTADVWEHAYYKDFENRRADYLKELWQIVDWEFVCQMYEKATK from the coding sequence ATGTTCCGCCGCGTCTCGATGAAagccgccacggccaccgcTCCCGTCGGGTTTTCGTTCCTGTGCTACCATACCCTTCCTCATCTTCGGTACCCGGCCGAGCTGCCGACGCTCGGCTTCAACTACAAGGACGGCATCCAGCCCGTCATGAGCTCCCGTCAGTTGGAGCTGCACTACAAGAAGCACCACAGCGCGTACGTGGACAAGTTGAACACGCTCGGCAAGGGCTGCGAGGGGAAGACGATTGAGGAGATCATCTTGGcgaccagcggcagcactgaGAGCAAGGTCATGTTCAACCAGGCCGCTCAGCACTTCAACCATTCCTTCTTCTGGAAGTGCCTGTCGCCTGGTGGCAAGCCGATGCCGAAGACGCTCGAGAATGCCATCGCGAAGCAGTTCGGAAGCGTCGACGACTTCACGGTTTCCTTCCAGCAGGCCGGCGTGAACAACTTTGGCTCTGGCTGGACGTGGCTCTGCGTCGATCCCCGGACGAAGGAGCTTCGCATCGACAACACGAGCAACGCGGGCTGCCCGCTGACCTCTGGCTTGCGCCCCATCTTCACCGCTGATGTGTGGGAGCACGCCTACTACAAAGACTTTGAGAACCGCCGCGCGGACTACCTGAAAGAGCTCTGGCAGATCGTCGACTGGGAGTTTGTCTGCCAGATGTATGAGAAGGCCACGAAGTAA